A single region of the Streptomyces sp. NBC_01381 genome encodes:
- a CDS encoding ABC transporter substrate-binding protein: MAALLLATACNSASNSSGSGGGDKAGGSARGVSADSIKVGGIVSMTTASGYSKKDTDLGAKARFDRANADGGVHGRKIDYLGAEDDGQDPGKNLAAARKLVQQDKVFAIAPMSSVTFSGADFLQKQKVPTFGWGTIPPFCGPSYMYGFGGCMVPMPGGTITQSWPEGLKKVTEGSKGKSVAILANDNDAGTFAIRTYKQSFAAAGYKVTFAKSTVPATSVPSDWSAYTKEILRSDGGEAPDVVVSVMQTPYNIGLFTAVKRSGFKGVLTDPTDYDPGLLAKSATKKALDGVHILLSFQPFEQNTAAMRQFKTDIRKAAGKDVPLNMHMMTGYMSADLFLAVAEKAGKDLTVSSFQKAANGFSDKGTMVGDRALPKGQKESFGCGALVQLKGGKYAVSAPFKCYEPIPFK, encoded by the coding sequence GTGGCCGCACTGCTGCTCGCCACCGCCTGCAACTCCGCATCGAACAGCAGTGGTTCGGGCGGGGGCGACAAGGCCGGCGGCTCCGCCCGCGGCGTGAGTGCCGACTCCATCAAGGTCGGCGGAATCGTCTCCATGACGACGGCGAGCGGCTACAGCAAGAAGGACACCGACCTCGGCGCCAAGGCCCGCTTCGACCGTGCGAACGCCGACGGCGGCGTACACGGACGGAAGATCGACTACCTGGGCGCGGAGGACGACGGCCAGGACCCCGGGAAGAATCTCGCGGCGGCGCGCAAACTCGTCCAGCAGGACAAGGTGTTCGCCATCGCGCCGATGAGCTCGGTCACCTTCTCCGGAGCGGACTTCCTCCAGAAACAGAAGGTGCCGACGTTCGGCTGGGGCACCATCCCGCCCTTCTGCGGCCCCAGCTACATGTACGGCTTCGGCGGCTGCATGGTGCCCATGCCGGGCGGCACGATCACCCAGAGCTGGCCCGAGGGCCTGAAGAAGGTGACGGAAGGATCGAAGGGCAAGTCGGTGGCGATCCTCGCCAACGACAACGACGCGGGCACCTTCGCCATCCGCACCTACAAGCAGAGTTTCGCCGCCGCCGGCTACAAGGTGACGTTCGCCAAGTCGACGGTGCCCGCGACCTCGGTGCCCAGCGACTGGTCGGCGTACACGAAGGAAATTCTGCGCTCGGACGGCGGCGAGGCGCCCGACGTGGTGGTCTCCGTGATGCAGACCCCGTACAACATCGGCCTGTTCACGGCCGTCAAGCGCTCGGGCTTCAAGGGCGTGCTCACCGACCCGACCGACTACGACCCGGGCCTGCTCGCCAAGAGCGCGACGAAGAAGGCGCTCGACGGCGTACACATCCTGCTCTCCTTCCAGCCGTTCGAGCAGAACACGGCGGCGATGCGGCAGTTCAAGACCGACATCAGGAAGGCGGCGGGCAAGGACGTCCCGCTCAACATGCACATGATGACCGGCTATATGTCGGCCGACCTTTTCCTCGCGGTCGCCGAGAAGGCGGGCAAGGATCTGACGGTCTCCTCCTTCCAGAAGGCGGCGAACGGCTTCTCGGACAAGGGCACGATGGTCGGCGACCGCGCCCTGCCCAAGGGACAGAAGGAATCGTTCGGCTGCGGTGCGCTCGTCCAGCTGAAGG
- a CDS encoding long-chain fatty acid--CoA ligase — translation MREFTNPPMASAPLVGGLADVVFDHALEDPLHVALGRKIDGVWCDVTSAEFRDQVMTLAKGLLAQGVRFGDRVAIMCRTRYEWTLFDYALWTVGAQVVPVYPTSSAEQVFWMLHDAQVSAAMVEHEDHAMTIGSVIDRLPQLRRLWQLDADALGELNRSGVDIDDEVVNRHRRAVTPDSIATIIYTSGTTGRPKGCLISHANFMFEAETVIQRWEPVFHSRRGDEATTLLFLPLAHVFGRMVQVAAVRGGVKLGHQPSLNAAALIPDLAAFRPSFILAVPYIFEKVFNAARRKAEKGGKSGPFDKAVECAVRYADAIEAKAFGTGPGPSAALRMQHQLFDKLVYSKVREAMGGRVRHAMSGGSGMDRRLGLFFAGAGVTIYEGYGLTESTAAATANPPERTRYGTVGQPIPGTTVHIADDGEVWLSGGNVFQGYLNDPKATDATLHEGWLATGDLGALDEDGYLTITGRKKEILVTSGGKSVSPGQLEERVRDHPLVAQCIVVGNDRPYIAALVTLDAEAVEHWLNMRRKPPMSPTDLVRDPDLETEVRRAVVAANTLVSQAESIRTFRILAHQFSEEHGLLTPSLKLKRKAIETAYSAEVEALYRA, via the coding sequence TTGCGCGAGTTCACGAACCCTCCGATGGCGTCGGCGCCGCTGGTGGGCGGCCTTGCCGACGTCGTGTTCGACCATGCCCTTGAGGATCCGCTCCACGTCGCCCTCGGCCGCAAGATCGACGGTGTGTGGTGTGACGTCACTTCGGCCGAGTTCCGCGACCAGGTGATGACGCTCGCCAAGGGGCTGCTCGCCCAGGGGGTCCGTTTCGGCGACCGCGTCGCCATCATGTGCCGCACCCGCTACGAGTGGACGCTCTTCGACTACGCGCTGTGGACCGTCGGCGCCCAGGTGGTGCCCGTCTATCCGACCTCGTCGGCCGAGCAGGTCTTCTGGATGCTGCACGACGCCCAGGTGTCGGCCGCCATGGTCGAGCACGAGGACCACGCGATGACCATCGGCTCGGTGATCGACCGGCTGCCGCAGCTGCGCAGGCTGTGGCAGCTGGACGCCGACGCGCTGGGCGAGCTGAACCGGTCGGGCGTCGACATCGACGACGAGGTCGTCAACCGCCACCGGCGCGCGGTCACCCCCGACTCGATCGCCACGATCATCTACACCTCGGGCACCACGGGCCGCCCCAAGGGCTGTCTGATCTCCCACGCGAACTTCATGTTCGAGGCGGAAACGGTCATCCAGCGCTGGGAGCCGGTCTTCCACTCCCGGCGCGGCGACGAGGCGACAACGTTGCTCTTCCTGCCGCTTGCGCATGTCTTCGGGCGGATGGTGCAGGTCGCGGCGGTCCGCGGCGGGGTCAAGCTGGGCCACCAGCCGAGCCTGAACGCGGCGGCGCTCATCCCCGATCTGGCCGCGTTCCGGCCCTCGTTCATCCTGGCCGTGCCGTACATCTTCGAGAAGGTCTTCAACGCCGCGCGGCGCAAGGCGGAGAAGGGCGGCAAGTCGGGCCCCTTCGACAAGGCCGTGGAGTGCGCCGTGCGGTACGCGGACGCCATCGAGGCCAAGGCCTTCGGCACCGGACCAGGGCCTTCGGCGGCCCTGCGGATGCAGCACCAGCTCTTCGACAAGCTCGTCTACTCCAAGGTGCGCGAGGCGATGGGCGGCCGGGTGCGGCACGCGATGTCCGGCGGCTCCGGGATGGACCGGCGGCTCGGCCTGTTCTTCGCGGGCGCGGGCGTGACGATCTACGAGGGGTACGGCCTCACCGAGTCGACGGCCGCCGCGACCGCCAACCCGCCCGAGCGCACCCGCTACGGCACAGTCGGCCAGCCCATCCCCGGCACGACCGTGCACATCGCGGACGACGGCGAGGTCTGGCTGAGCGGCGGCAATGTCTTCCAGGGCTACCTCAACGACCCCAAGGCCACCGACGCGACGCTGCACGAGGGCTGGCTCGCCACCGGCGACCTGGGCGCGCTCGACGAGGACGGTTACCTCACGATCACCGGGCGCAAGAAGGAGATCCTGGTGACCTCCGGCGGCAAGAGCGTGTCGCCGGGGCAGTTGGAGGAGCGGGTGCGCGACCATCCGCTGGTCGCCCAGTGCATCGTCGTCGGCAACGACCGCCCCTACATCGCGGCGCTCGTCACGCTGGACGCCGAGGCCGTCGAGCACTGGCTGAACATGCGCCGCAAGCCGCCGATGTCGCCGACGGACCTGGTGCGCGATCCGGATCTGGAGACGGAGGTACGGCGGGCCGTGGTGGCCGCCAACACCCTTGTCTCACAGGCCGAGTCGATTCGTACGTTCCGGATACTGGCCCACCAGTTCTCCGAGGAGCACGGGTTGCTCACGCCTTCGCTGAAGCTGAAGCGGAAGGCCATCGAGACCGCCTACTCGGCCGAGGTCGAGGCGCTTTACCGCGCGTAA
- a CDS encoding MFS transporter, producing the protein MRTWGPLTAVSLGTFMLLLDVTIVVVALPDMARALNASLSDLQWVIDGYALALAALLLGVGAAADVLGRRRLNVAGTALFALASLGCGLASNADVLVAARALQGLGAAAMFATTLPLLGAAYQGRDRSVALGVWGAVSGAAAAMGPIVGGLLTEGPGWRWIFFVNLPVSVASIWLTLRVVPESKGQAGRRVDWAGTATFALFAGALTYGVVRAGSEGWTSAATTVTLAVSVLALVGFVAVERRVAHPLLDLRLLRTPAFTGVLLGAIGYNAAAFGLMPYLSIWLQTVLGMSPVTGSLVMLPLAAMSFVVAAVGGRMLHGVPARLTIGVGLLLIGVGGIALAVLDAGSSWGALIPGLTVAGIGTGLVAPGLAGAALAAVPAANSGMAGGAVNTFRQLGYALGVAVFGTVLTSRMQDSLGHDAAHTLAGGGAEALRGTLSEHTVRAAFASGLNAAAVVAGAVGLVAGVLVLVMVRSARKAPEDEVPAAETRIPAGQPQP; encoded by the coding sequence ATGCGTACATGGGGGCCGCTCACCGCGGTGAGCCTGGGGACGTTCATGCTGTTGCTGGACGTGACGATCGTGGTCGTGGCACTGCCCGACATGGCGCGGGCGCTGAACGCCTCGCTGAGCGATCTGCAATGGGTGATCGACGGCTACGCGCTTGCGCTCGCCGCGCTGCTGCTCGGGGTGGGGGCCGCGGCGGACGTGCTGGGGAGGCGGCGGCTCAATGTCGCGGGCACCGCGCTCTTCGCGCTGGCCTCGCTCGGCTGCGGGCTCGCGTCGAACGCGGACGTCCTGGTGGCCGCCCGCGCCCTGCAGGGACTCGGCGCCGCCGCGATGTTCGCCACGACGCTGCCACTGCTCGGCGCCGCCTACCAGGGCCGCGACCGGTCCGTGGCGCTCGGCGTCTGGGGCGCGGTGAGCGGGGCCGCGGCGGCGATGGGGCCGATCGTCGGCGGGCTGCTCACCGAGGGTCCCGGCTGGCGGTGGATCTTCTTCGTGAACCTGCCGGTGAGCGTGGCGTCGATCTGGCTGACGCTGCGGGTGGTGCCGGAGTCGAAGGGCCAGGCGGGGCGCCGGGTCGACTGGGCGGGTACGGCGACGTTCGCGCTGTTCGCCGGAGCGCTGACGTACGGGGTGGTGCGGGCCGGGTCGGAGGGCTGGACGTCGGCGGCCACCACGGTGACCCTCGCCGTCTCGGTGCTCGCACTCGTCGGCTTCGTGGCGGTCGAACGCCGGGTCGCGCACCCGCTGCTCGACCTGAGGCTGCTGCGTACGCCCGCGTTCACGGGCGTACTGCTCGGCGCGATCGGCTACAACGCCGCCGCGTTCGGACTGATGCCCTACCTCTCGATCTGGCTGCAGACGGTGCTCGGCATGAGCCCGGTGACCGGCAGCCTCGTGATGCTACCGCTGGCCGCGATGTCGTTCGTGGTAGCCGCGGTCGGCGGGCGGATGCTGCACGGGGTGCCCGCGCGGCTGACGATCGGCGTGGGCCTGCTTCTGATCGGCGTCGGCGGGATCGCCCTTGCGGTGCTCGACGCCGGGTCGTCGTGGGGCGCGCTCATCCCGGGGCTCACGGTCGCCGGGATCGGCACGGGCCTGGTCGCACCGGGCCTGGCGGGCGCCGCGCTCGCCGCGGTGCCGGCCGCGAACTCGGGGATGGCGGGCGGCGCGGTCAACACGTTCCGGCAGCTCGGGTACGCGCTCGGGGTCGCCGTCTTCGGCACGGTGCTCACCTCGCGGATGCAGGACTCGCTGGGCCATGACGCGGCTCACACCCTCGCGGGCGGCGGCGCCGAGGCACTCCGTGGGACCCTCTCCGAGCACACCGTGCGGGCCGCGTTCGCCTCCGGTCTGAACGCGGCGGCGGTCGTCGCGGGCGCCGTGGGTCTGGTCGCCGGAGTGCTGGTCCTCGTCATGGTGCGGTCCGCGCGCAAGGCGCCGGAGGATGAGGTTCCGGCGGCCGAAACCCGCATCCCCGCAGGGCAGCCGCAGCCGTAA
- a CDS encoding Lrp/AsnC family transcriptional regulator, translating to MSPMPDSLDAKLLQALEIDGRAPFSRIAAVLGVSDQTVARRYRKLVSDGGLRVVAVRDNERLGQDQWMLRLRCAPDGAEAIAAALARRPDTSWIGLTSGGTEVVCCTRPRSQSDQDELLLGKLPRTPHIVDIRAQQMLHRFFGGPNGWLIKHGPLAEEQAAALRPARPGTDRPEGPLRIDPEDEPLVAALERDGRATYPELQQATGRSESAVKRRLAALLAAGAIYIDIEYDSALVGFHVGSMLWITAAPWALDTVGKTLATHAEIAHASAVAGASNIMATAVARDIPSLYRYLSGRLGHLDGVQHVETAPFIRRVKQLTYRPFPR from the coding sequence ATGTCTCCCATGCCTGACTCGCTCGACGCGAAGCTGCTGCAGGCCCTGGAGATCGACGGACGCGCGCCCTTCAGCCGGATCGCGGCCGTCCTCGGCGTCTCGGACCAGACGGTCGCCCGCCGCTACCGCAAGCTGGTCTCCGACGGTGGTCTGCGGGTCGTCGCCGTACGGGACAACGAGCGGCTCGGCCAGGACCAGTGGATGCTGCGCCTGCGCTGCGCCCCCGACGGCGCCGAGGCCATCGCGGCCGCGCTGGCCCGCCGCCCCGACACCTCATGGATCGGCCTCACGTCCGGCGGCACCGAAGTCGTCTGCTGCACCCGGCCGCGCAGCCAGAGCGACCAGGACGAACTGCTGCTCGGCAAGCTCCCGCGCACCCCGCACATCGTCGACATCCGCGCCCAGCAGATGCTGCACCGCTTCTTCGGCGGCCCCAACGGCTGGCTGATCAAGCACGGACCGCTCGCCGAGGAACAGGCCGCGGCCCTGCGCCCAGCCCGGCCCGGCACCGACCGCCCGGAAGGACCACTGCGCATCGACCCGGAGGACGAACCGCTGGTCGCCGCGCTCGAACGGGACGGCCGCGCGACCTACCCCGAGCTCCAACAGGCCACCGGACGCTCGGAGTCCGCGGTCAAGCGCCGCCTCGCCGCGCTCCTCGCGGCCGGCGCGATCTACATCGACATCGAGTACGACTCGGCCCTGGTCGGCTTCCACGTCGGGTCGATGCTCTGGATCACCGCCGCCCCCTGGGCCCTCGACACGGTGGGCAAGACCCTCGCCACCCACGCGGAGATCGCCCATGCCAGCGCCGTCGCGGGGGCGTCCAACATCATGGCGACCGCCGTGGCCCGCGACATCCCCTCGCTCTACCGCTACCTCAGCGGGCGGCTCGGCCACCTGGACGGCGTCCAGCACGTCGAGACGGCGCCGTTCATCCGCCGCGTCAAACAACTGACCTACCGGCCGTTTCCGCGCTGA
- a CDS encoding LysR substrate-binding domain-containing protein has protein sequence MYDPAQLRTFLAVAQTLSFTQAARRLNLRQSTVSQHVRRLEDATGRQLFARDTHSVELTEDGEAMLGFARRILEVHEQASAFFTGTRLGGRLRFGASEDFVLTRLTDILESFRHDHPEVDLELTVELSGTLHERLDAGKLDLVLAKRRPEDPRGELVWHDKLVWIGAERLRLDPEQPVPLIVFPPPGITRALALEALERRGRAWRIACTSGSLNGLVAAARAGLGVMAHSHGLIPPGLVRVPERAGLPELGAVDFVLLHGERRASAQGAADALAAAILAGGDRLRR, from the coding sequence ATGTACGACCCCGCGCAGCTCCGTACGTTCCTTGCCGTGGCCCAGACGCTGAGCTTCACGCAGGCCGCCCGGCGCCTGAATCTGCGCCAGTCCACGGTCAGCCAGCATGTGCGCCGCCTGGAGGACGCCACCGGACGCCAGCTCTTCGCCCGTGACACGCACTCCGTGGAGCTGACCGAGGACGGCGAGGCGATGCTCGGCTTCGCGCGGCGGATCCTGGAGGTGCATGAGCAGGCGTCGGCGTTCTTCACCGGGACGCGGCTCGGCGGGCGGCTGCGGTTCGGGGCGTCGGAGGACTTCGTCCTGACCCGGCTGACCGACATCCTGGAGTCGTTCCGGCACGACCATCCCGAGGTCGATCTGGAGCTGACGGTCGAGCTGTCGGGCACGCTGCACGAGCGTCTCGACGCCGGGAAGCTCGACCTCGTCCTTGCCAAGCGGCGCCCGGAGGATCCACGCGGCGAGCTGGTCTGGCACGACAAGCTCGTCTGGATCGGCGCCGAGCGGCTGCGGCTCGACCCCGAGCAGCCGGTGCCGCTCATCGTGTTCCCGCCGCCGGGCATCACCCGCGCGCTCGCCCTCGAAGCCTTGGAGCGGCGCGGCCGTGCCTGGCGGATCGCCTGCACGAGCGGCAGCCTCAACGGCCTGGTCGCCGCCGCCCGCGCGGGACTCGGCGTGATGGCGCACTCCCACGGCCTCATCCCGCCGGGCCTGGTCCGCGTCCCGGAGCGGGCGGGCCTTCCCGAACTGGGCGCGGTCGACTTCGTGCTGCTGCACGGGGAGCGGCGGGCGTCCGCGCAGGGGGCGGCGGACGCCCTCGCGGCGGCGATCCTGGCGGGCGGGGACCGGCTGCGCCGCTGA
- a CDS encoding bile acid:sodium symporter family protein encodes MPIDPYILALLGTVGVAALIPARGTGADIASGASTAAVSLLFFLYGARLSTREALDGLKHWRLHVTVLACTFLAFPLLGLAAKGLVPYVLTPALYSGFLFLTLVPSTIQSSIAFTSMARGNVPAAICAGSFSSLAGIVLTPLLAAALLGNSGAGFSADSLLKIVLQLLAPFLAGQFLRRWIGRFIARNKKVLGLVDRGSILLVVYTAFSEGMVQGIWHQVTPLRLVALLGVEAVLLAVMLALTWYGAKRLGFGRGDRIAIQFAGSKKSLAAGLPMASVLFGAQASLAVLPLMLFHQMQLMVCAVIAKRRSRDLEDFVSEPSRSEETRTAVGTGTRSG; translated from the coding sequence ATGCCGATCGACCCGTACATCTTGGCGTTGCTCGGGACCGTGGGCGTCGCCGCGCTGATTCCCGCGCGCGGCACCGGCGCCGACATCGCCTCCGGGGCCTCCACCGCGGCGGTATCGCTGCTCTTCTTCCTCTACGGGGCACGGCTCTCCACCCGCGAGGCGCTCGACGGACTCAAGCACTGGCGGCTGCACGTCACCGTCCTCGCCTGTACGTTCCTCGCCTTCCCGCTGCTCGGGCTCGCGGCCAAGGGACTCGTCCCGTACGTGCTGACCCCCGCCCTCTACAGCGGGTTCCTCTTCCTGACCCTCGTGCCGTCCACGATCCAGTCGTCGATCGCCTTCACCTCCATGGCGCGCGGCAACGTGCCCGCGGCGATCTGCGCGGGCTCCTTCTCCTCGCTCGCCGGCATCGTCCTCACCCCGCTGCTCGCGGCCGCGCTGCTCGGCAACAGCGGGGCCGGGTTCTCCGCGGACTCGCTCCTGAAGATCGTGCTGCAGCTACTCGCACCCTTCCTCGCGGGACAGTTCCTGCGCCGCTGGATCGGCCGCTTCATCGCCAGGAACAAGAAGGTCCTCGGCCTCGTCGACCGTGGTTCGATCCTGCTCGTCGTCTACACCGCGTTCAGCGAGGGCATGGTGCAGGGCATCTGGCACCAGGTGACCCCGCTGCGCCTTGTCGCGCTGCTCGGTGTCGAGGCGGTCCTGCTCGCCGTGATGCTCGCCCTGACCTGGTACGGGGCCAAGCGGCTCGGCTTCGGCCGCGGGGACCGGATCGCCATCCAGTTCGCCGGGTCGAAGAAGTCCCTGGCCGCCGGACTGCCCATGGCCAGCGTCCTGTTCGGGGCCCAGGCGTCGCTCGCCGTGCTGCCCCTGATGCTCTTCCACCAGATGCAGCTGATGGTCTGCGCGGTGATCGCCAAGCGGCGCTCGCGCGATCTGGAGGACTTCGTCAGCGAGCCGTCGCGATCCGAAGAGACACGAACCGCGGTCGGTACAGGGACACGTTCCGGCTGA
- a CDS encoding DUF4185 domain-containing protein produces the protein MPAERAPRTGWGARRTTLVLLLALVCAAVLLTALPDDREGGPACEARTVSSWSADERTTGAFARYGDDTARADDWTGGDGTHSVRLPDGRLLWLFSDTFLGQVHAPPNPVGQPHTWRDTTAPMVRNSAVVMSRSGTLQRTLPAPLFPDPAPNQWRWPVAAQVEPRSPGSADDVVRVLLWTRATGTGPWIYGVPTGTEVATLSLPDLRVEGIVKVSDQQSVPDPDKRVLYGTTAIDDDGWTYVFGGNDGQAAARPASHAYVARVPKGRLAEPGAWRYWDGKGWTKDGKPRSVLGDGERKGVGSAFTVVRVKGTYVLFTMAAGTEGLTTVTSYWACSPTGPWRGPTKSFAPPLPKDGAVRQDVAAYNPQAHPALSENGRLLLSYDVNWLDAVPASAQANVSRNVSLYRPRFVSLRIATAR, from the coding sequence GTGCCCGCCGAACGAGCTCCCCGCACCGGCTGGGGCGCGCGCAGGACCACGCTGGTCCTGCTGCTCGCCCTGGTCTGCGCGGCCGTGCTGCTCACCGCCCTCCCGGACGACCGGGAGGGCGGTCCGGCATGCGAGGCGCGCACGGTCTCCTCCTGGTCGGCCGACGAGCGGACCACCGGGGCGTTCGCCCGGTACGGCGACGACACGGCGCGCGCGGACGACTGGACCGGCGGGGACGGCACCCATTCGGTGCGCCTCCCGGACGGGCGGCTCCTGTGGCTGTTCTCCGACACCTTCCTCGGCCAGGTGCACGCGCCGCCCAACCCGGTCGGCCAGCCGCACACCTGGCGGGACACGACCGCGCCGATGGTGCGCAACTCGGCCGTGGTGATGTCCCGCTCGGGCACGCTGCAGCGCACCCTGCCGGCCCCGCTCTTCCCCGACCCGGCGCCGAACCAGTGGCGCTGGCCGGTGGCGGCGCAGGTGGAGCCGCGCTCCCCGGGCTCGGCGGACGACGTCGTACGCGTCCTGCTGTGGACCCGCGCCACCGGGACCGGGCCGTGGATCTACGGCGTGCCCACCGGCACCGAGGTCGCCACGCTCTCGCTGCCCGATCTGCGCGTCGAGGGCATCGTCAAGGTCTCCGACCAGCAGTCGGTGCCGGACCCCGACAAGCGCGTGCTCTACGGCACCACCGCGATCGACGACGACGGCTGGACCTATGTGTTCGGCGGCAATGACGGGCAGGCGGCCGCGCGTCCTGCCTCGCACGCGTACGTCGCGCGGGTACCGAAGGGCAGGCTGGCCGAGCCGGGCGCGTGGCGGTACTGGGACGGCAAGGGCTGGACGAAGGACGGGAAGCCGCGGTCGGTGCTGGGTGACGGTGAGCGCAAGGGGGTGGGCAGCGCGTTCACCGTGGTGCGCGTGAAGGGGACGTACGTCCTGTTCACGATGGCCGCGGGCACCGAGGGCCTGACCACCGTGACCTCCTACTGGGCCTGCTCGCCCACCGGCCCGTGGCGCGGCCCCACGAAGAGCTTCGCGCCGCCCCTGCCCAAGGACGGCGCGGTCCGGCAGGACGTGGCCGCGTACAACCCGCAGGCTCATCCGGCGCTCAGCGAGAACGGGCGGCTGCTGCTCAGTTACGACGTCAACTGGCTGGACGCGGTGCCGGCGAGCGCGCAGGCGAACGTCAGCCGGAACGTGTCCCTGTACCGACCGCGGTTCGTGTCTCTTCGGATCGCGACGGCTCGCTGA
- a CDS encoding sialidase family protein: MPSGLRVRLRSLRTAATALTLVAFGALLPAPSAQAAPDAPATEFEQQVLFKASQDPGYACYRIPAVVRTVKGTLLAFAEGRVNDCSDAGDIDIVVKRSHDGGRTWSPLQVINEGAGDTHGNPAPIVDRRTGRIVLAETYNTGRTDGLNCAVPCDRTPHLQYSDDDGRSWSAPRDLSDQILPKDWNSWYATGPVHGLQLTRGKHAGRLVFTANTETWDGSRVTANHAALIVSDDGGKNWKIGAKDSYPIPEDGTFRQKPSEMTITERPDGAVYVSGREQDGTDLGHRTHTISRDGGGSFTAPFKAIPDLYTPQVQGATLQFGKRMLLACPGDPDRRRTMQIRSSYDGGRTWDSVDRGTTVTTDWSGYSDLVRADDGHVGLMYEGGAVDARDEIRFARFTEDWLQPRRGPDPTTADRAPRAKPAAVLGGAASTEGRFGKAVAFDGTDDAVRLPYRSQLPLGTKDFTASLWFRYSATSGEQPLLWMGGIGTNQPQVWLRGEPASNRVTGLITTRDGATPPRSASVRTTGAYNDGQWHHIALRRGGGQLTLSVDGTGISTADVPGTVTRNSAYGFHVGQRVDSRAHFSGSIDEVRVFDRALSDAELVELGKDGAAKAPVTRDTVAWLPMDHIRASN, from the coding sequence ATGCCATCAGGTCTCCGTGTACGCCTCAGATCACTCCGAACGGCCGCGACCGCGTTAACCCTCGTCGCCTTCGGCGCGCTGCTGCCCGCGCCGTCCGCGCAGGCCGCCCCCGACGCCCCCGCGACGGAGTTCGAGCAGCAGGTCCTGTTCAAGGCCTCGCAGGACCCCGGGTACGCCTGCTATCGCATCCCCGCCGTCGTGAGGACGGTGAAGGGCACGCTTCTCGCGTTCGCCGAGGGGCGGGTCAACGACTGCAGCGACGCGGGCGACATAGACATCGTCGTCAAGCGGTCGCACGACGGCGGCCGCACCTGGAGTCCGCTCCAGGTCATCAATGAGGGCGCGGGCGACACCCACGGCAACCCCGCCCCGATCGTGGACCGCAGGACCGGCCGCATCGTCCTGGCGGAGACGTACAACACGGGCCGCACGGACGGGCTGAACTGCGCCGTGCCCTGCGACCGCACGCCGCACCTGCAGTACAGCGACGACGACGGCCGCAGCTGGTCGGCGCCGCGCGACCTGAGCGACCAGATCCTCCCCAAGGACTGGAACTCCTGGTACGCGACGGGGCCCGTGCACGGCCTCCAGCTCACCCGCGGCAAGCACGCGGGCCGGCTCGTGTTCACCGCCAACACCGAGACGTGGGACGGCAGTCGGGTCACCGCCAACCACGCGGCCCTGATCGTCAGCGACGACGGCGGCAAGAACTGGAAGATCGGCGCCAAGGACTCGTACCCGATACCTGAAGACGGCACGTTCCGCCAGAAGCCGTCCGAGATGACGATCACGGAGCGCCCCGACGGGGCGGTCTACGTCAGCGGGCGCGAGCAGGACGGCACCGATCTCGGGCATCGCACCCACACCATCAGCCGCGACGGCGGGGGCTCCTTCACCGCGCCGTTCAAGGCCATCCCCGACCTCTATACGCCCCAAGTGCAGGGCGCCACGCTCCAGTTCGGCAAGCGGATGCTGCTCGCCTGCCCGGGTGACCCGGACCGCCGCCGCACGATGCAGATCCGCTCCTCGTACGACGGCGGCCGCACCTGGGACAGCGTGGACCGCGGCACGACGGTCACCACGGACTGGTCCGGCTACTCGGACCTGGTGCGGGCCGACGACGGGCACGTGGGTCTGATGTACGAGGGCGGGGCTGTCGACGCCCGCGACGAGATCCGCTTCGCGCGCTTCACCGAGGACTGGCTGCAGCCGCGCCGCGGCCCGGACCCGACGACCGCCGACCGTGCGCCGCGGGCGAAGCCCGCCGCCGTGCTCGGCGGGGCGGCGTCGACCGAAGGCCGCTTCGGCAAGGCCGTCGCCTTCGACGGCACGGACGACGCCGTCCGGCTGCCCTACCGAAGCCAACTCCCGCTCGGCACAAAGGACTTCACCGCATCGCTGTGGTTCCGCTACTCCGCGACCAGCGGTGAGCAGCCGCTGCTGTGGATGGGCGGTATCGGCACCAATCAGCCGCAGGTGTGGCTGCGCGGTGAGCCCGCGAGCAACCGTGTCACGGGCCTGATCACCACGCGCGACGGGGCGACCCCGCCGAGGTCGGCCTCCGTGCGCACCACGGGCGCGTACAACGACGGCCAGTGGCACCACATCGCGCTGCGCAGGGGCGGCGGGCAGCTGACGCTCTCCGTCGACGGTACGGGGATCAGTACCGCCGATGTGCCGGGCACGGTCACCCGCAATTCGGCGTACGGCTTCCATGTCGGCCAGCGGGTCGACAGCCGCGCCCATTTCAGCGGCTCGATCGATGAGGTGCGCGTCTTCGACCGGGCGTTGAGCGACGCGGAGCTCGTGGAACTGGGGAAGGACGGGGCCGCGAAGGCTCCTGTGACGCGGGACACCGTCGCATGGCTTCCCATGGACCACATCCGCGCGAGCAACTAA